The following is a genomic window from Nitrososphaerota archaeon.
CGCGAGCAACCCCTTCGTGAACCGGCTCAGCCCCTCCCTGTCCTTGCACTTCGAAATCACGATGGCATCTATCTCGCCGGTGACGTCATAGACGGCGAGGACCCCGGGGACCTTCGCGATCTCTCTCTCCATCTCGACCAGCTTCCCCTTGGAGACGATGATCTCCGTGATCACCGTGAGCTCGTAGCCGAGCTTCTGGTAGTCTACCGTGGCGGTGAACCCCCGCAGGACCTGCGACCGCTTCAGCCTCTCTATCCGGGCAGTGACGGTCGACGTCGAGACCCCCAGCTCCGAGGCAATCCCCCTCGCCGAAGTCCGCGAGTCGACGAGGAGCGACCTGAGCAGCTTCAGGTCCAGGTCGTCGAACGGTTGTCGAGGGTGAGTCGTGCCCGCAGCGGCGGCTGTTGGACGAACGGCGTGTCTTTGTGGAGGCAATCGACCAGACATATCGTCTGCTCCCCCCTCTGCTTATATCTTTTTGTGAGAAGGGGATGGGAGCTTGACGTTCAGAGTCACCGAAGACGGTAAGTTCGCCAGGCGGACCTTCTCCCCCGAAGAGGCGATGGGGGTGCTGAAGAAGGACGGGGCGAGGTTCGTGGAACTACAGTTCACCGACGTCCCGGGAAGGCTGCGCCACGTGACGCTCCCTGCCGAGATGATGGAGGAGGAGTTCTTCAGCGAGGGGGTCGCCAAGCTGGACGGGTCATCCGTGAAGGGGTTCGTGGACATACAAGAGTCAGACATGCTCCTGGTGCCGGACGCTTCCACGTACGGCGTGATTCCCTGGACCGAAGGCGCACTGAAGTCGGCCAGGCTGATCTGCGACGTCAGGGCGGGGTACGGGAGAGGGCGGTTCTCGAGGGACCCGAGGCACGTGGCCCAGATTGCAGAGCAGAAGATACGCGACGCGGGGTTCACCGACTCCCTCTGGGGCCCGGAGGTCGAGTTCTTCGTCTTCGAAGGCGCGACCTGGGAGGTGAACAACCCCTTCTCGTCGGGGTTCAAGATAACGTCGAGAGAGTCGGCAAACGAGTCCAGAGGGACCAACTTCCCCATCCGGTTCAAGGACGGGTACTATCCGGAGCAGCCAGTGGACACGTTAGGGGATTACAGGGGAACCTGCGTGAACTACCTGAGAGACGGGTTCGGGGTGCTGAGCAACGCCCACCATCACGAAGTGGCGACCGCGGGACAGTGCGAGATAGACGTGTACAGAGACGAGCTCGTCACCATGGCGGACAGCACCATGACATACAAGTTCGTGACCAAGAACGTGGCCAGTAGGATGGGCCTGATCGCTTCGACGATGCCAAAGCCCATCTTCGGCGACAACGCGGTCGGGATGCACGTCCACTCCAGCCTCTGGAAGAGCGGGAGGAACGCGTTCTACGACCAGGCGGACCCGTACGCCGAGCTGAGCCAGACGGCGAGATACTACATAGGAGGGATAATGGCGCACAGCAGGGCGCTCTGCGCCATAGTGGACCCGACCACCAACTCTTACCACCGGCTCGTCCCAGGATACGA
Proteins encoded in this region:
- a CDS encoding Lrp/AsnC family transcriptional regulator; this encodes MSGRLPPQRHAVRPTAAAAGTTHPRQPFDDLDLKLLRSLLVDSRTSARGIASELGVSTSTVTARIERLKRSQVLRGFTATVDYQKLGYELTVITEIIVSKGKLVEMEREIAKVPGVLAVYDVTGEIDAIVISKCKDREGLSRFTKGLLAMPFVERTNSHIVLTTVKEDFRVPI
- the glnA gene encoding type I glutamate--ammonia ligase; this translates as MGVLKKDGARFVELQFTDVPGRLRHVTLPAEMMEEEFFSEGVAKLDGSSVKGFVDIQESDMLLVPDASTYGVIPWTEGALKSARLICDVRAGYGRGRFSRDPRHVAQIAEQKIRDAGFTDSLWGPEVEFFVFEGATWEVNNPFSSGFKITSRESANESRGTNFPIRFKDGYYPEQPVDTLGDYRGTCVNYLRDGFGVLSNAHHHEVATAGQCEIDVYRDELVTMADSTMTYKFVTKNVASRMGLIASTMPKPIFGDNAVGMHVHSSLWKSGRNAFYDQADPYAELSQTARYYIGGIMAHSRALCAIVDPTTNSYHRLVPGYEAPVYIAWSKMNRSANVRIPAYEKGSEGSKRVEFRTPDPSCNPYLAFAAITAAGLDGIGKKTEPGDPVDEDIYKLTPDKRRELGVGELPGSLKEAVESLKSDSGFLEGTFPSDLVEVMMELEMDAYRAVSARPHPYEFYMYFDL